In Wolbachia endosymbiont of Spodoptera picta, a single window of DNA contains:
- the cgtA gene encoding Obg family GTPase CgtA has translation MDFIDEVKLYLKAGDGGDGCASFRREKFVEFGGPNGGNGGRGGDIIFISDANLNTLLNFRCRRHIKASSGKSGTSRDKSGTAGKDIILKVPVGTQIIDEESEEIIVDLDKPDMEFQVVKGGKGGLGNTNFKSATNRAPRHFTHGQPGEERNIILKLKVLSDVGIIGMPNVGKSKFLTRCSNSDTKVGDYEFTTIRPHLGVAKVDYSEIVIADIPGIIADAHLGVGLGHKFLRHIERCKILLHLIDVTRDDIISAYNCTHNELKLYNSDLIEKEEIVVLNKCDLLEETEILEKRNHLAGFLDREVLCLSIDDDLQPILRLLNEKVKTKEIDVYDPFKM, from the coding sequence ATGGATTTCATAGATGAAGTTAAATTATATTTAAAAGCAGGTGATGGTGGCGATGGCTGTGCTAGTTTTCGTCGAGAAAAATTCGTTGAATTTGGTGGCCCAAACGGTGGTAATGGGGGCAGGGGAGGAGACATAATTTTCATCAGTGATGCAAATCTCAACACTTTGCTTAATTTTCGTTGTCGAAGACATATTAAAGCGAGTAGTGGAAAAAGTGGTACGAGTAGAGATAAATCTGGCACAGCAGGAAAAGATATTATACTTAAAGTTCCAGTTGGTACACAAATAATCGATGAAGAAAGTGAGGAAATAATAGTAGATCTTGATAAACCTGACATGGAATTTCAAGTAGTGAAAGGTGGAAAAGGTGGGCTTGGAAATACTAACTTTAAATCTGCTACTAATAGGGCACCAAGACATTTTACCCATGGTCAGCCCGGCGAAGAAAGAAATATAATATTGAAGCTAAAAGTTTTATCTGATGTTGGCATTATTGGTATGCCAAATGTAGGTAAATCTAAATTTTTAACCCGCTGCTCGAATTCTGATACGAAAGTAGGCGATTATGAATTTACTACTATAAGACCACATTTAGGTGTAGCAAAAGTGGATTATAGCGAAATTGTGATAGCAGATATTCCTGGAATAATCGCTGATGCTCATCTTGGAGTTGGGCTCGGACACAAATTTTTAAGGCACATAGAAAGGTGCAAAATTTTACTGCATTTAATTGATGTAACGCGCGATGACATTATTTCAGCTTATAATTGTACACATAATGAACTGAAGCTTTACAATAGCGATCTTATTGAAAAAGAGGAAATTGTAGTGTTAAATAAATGTGACTTATTGGAAGAAACAGAAATCCTTGAGAAAAGGAATCACCTAGCCGGTTTTCTTGATAGAGAAGTACTGTGCTTATCAATCGACGATGATTTACAGCCCATCTTGAGATTATTAAACGAGAAAGTGAAAACTAAGGAAATTGATGTATATGATCCTTTTAAGATGTGA
- the eno gene encoding phosphopyruvate hydratase, whose product MMKKTISSVFAREILDSRGYPTIEVEIELCDGATGRAAVPSGASTGKLEALELRDQDEKRYCGKGVLKAVQSVSGVIANKIIGMDAANQSAIDKVLIELDGTKNKSKLGANTTLGVSLAVAKAAANSFKMPLYKYLGVGEEQMPVPLINVINGGVHADNKLDFQEFMILPVGAETFSEAIRISAEVFHNLRSILKKKGYSTNVGDEGGFAPNIGSTEEALNLIIQAVESAGYSMKNHFALGLDVAASTFYEDGVYKFENRELTSEELVQYYFDLVGKYPIISIEDAMNEDDYEGWKLLTVKLGNKVQLVGDDLFVTNCELISKGIEEKMANAVLIKPNQIGTLTETFAAIEMAKLNGYRAIISHRSGETEDTTISHISVASNCGQIKTGSLSRSDRLAKYNELMRIESSLGENAKYYRGLAWIS is encoded by the coding sequence AAAAAGACGATCAGCAGTGTATTTGCAAGAGAAATTTTAGATAGCAGGGGTTACCCAACAATTGAGGTAGAAATAGAACTATGTGATGGAGCAACAGGTAGAGCCGCTGTCCCTTCTGGGGCTTCGACCGGTAAACTAGAAGCATTGGAGCTGAGAGATCAAGATGAAAAAAGGTATTGTGGTAAAGGAGTGCTGAAAGCTGTTCAATCTGTAAGTGGAGTGATAGCAAATAAAATCATTGGCATGGATGCAGCAAACCAGAGTGCAATTGATAAAGTTTTAATTGAACTAGATGGAACAAAAAATAAATCTAAACTTGGAGCAAATACAACTTTGGGTGTGTCTCTTGCTGTTGCAAAAGCAGCAGCAAACAGCTTTAAAATGCCGTTATATAAGTATTTGGGAGTAGGGGAAGAGCAGATGCCAGTTCCGCTAATTAACGTCATTAATGGTGGAGTACATGCAGATAATAAACTCGATTTTCAAGAATTTATGATTCTTCCGGTTGGTGCTGAAACTTTCAGTGAAGCAATCAGAATATCTGCAGAGGTATTTCATAACTTGCGCAGCATTCTTAAGAAAAAAGGTTATAGCACAAACGTAGGAGATGAAGGTGGTTTTGCACCAAACATTGGAAGCACTGAAGAAGCTCTTAATTTGATAATTCAGGCTGTTGAATCTGCCGGTTATTCGATGAAAAATCACTTTGCACTGGGTCTTGATGTTGCTGCATCTACTTTTTATGAAGATGGAGTTTATAAATTTGAAAACAGAGAACTCACTTCAGAGGAATTGGTTCAGTATTATTTTGACCTTGTAGGCAAATATCCAATAATTTCTATAGAAGATGCAATGAATGAAGACGACTATGAAGGTTGGAAATTACTTACTGTAAAACTTGGGAATAAAGTTCAATTGGTTGGAGATGATTTATTTGTTACAAATTGTGAACTAATAAGTAAAGGAATAGAGGAGAAAATGGCAAATGCTGTACTAATCAAGCCAAACCAGATAGGAACACTTACGGAAACTTTTGCTGCTATTGAAATGGCAAAATTAAATGGCTACAGGGCTATTATTTCTCACCGCTCAGGTGAAACAGAAGATACAACGATATCCCACATATCAGTTGCGTCGAATTGTGGGCAGATAAAGACTGGCTCGCTGTCGCGTTCTGATAGGCTTGCAAAGTATAATGAATTAATGAGAATAGAAAGTTCATTAGGAGAAAATGCTAAATATTATCGCGGGTTGGCATGGATTTCATAG